The DNA region CCGGCCCGGTGGGCTGCGCGCTGGCGCTGATGCTGGCGCGCCATGCCGCCGATCCTTCCTCCATCCTGCTGGTGCGGGCCGCGGCGCCGTCATCCCAAGCGGCGTCGCCCGCCGCCCAAGGCGTGTCGCCTGTCCCACCCATTGCGTCGCCTTCCTCGTCGCCTTCCTCCCAGGCCACGCCGCCGGCCCCGGGCGCGACCACCGGCCCCACGCCGGGCTCGGTGGTCGCGCCCATCGCGGCGCCCGCCAGCGCGCCGCTCGCCGCGCCCGCGATTCCCGCCCTGCCGGCCAGCGCCGCGCCGGCGGCGCCGGAGGCCGACGCCCGCGTGCTCGCCCTGAACCACGGCAGCCACGTGCTGCTGGAATCGCTGGGCGCATGGCCGCGCGAAGCCGCCGACATCCGCACCATCCACGTGTCCCAACGCGGCCGGCTCGGCCGCACCGTGATCCGCGACAGCGACTTCGACGTGCCGCGGCTGGGCGCGGTCACGGCATACGCCACGCTGCACGCCGCGCTGATGCGCCAGGTCGAACGGGCCGGCATCGCCGTGCGCGCCCTGCCCGGCGCGCGCCTGTCCGCCCAGGACGCCGACGGCGCCACGCTGGCCGACGCCGGCGGCGCCACCCTGCGCTGCGGCGTGGCGGTGCAATCGGACGGCGCCGGCGCCAACGACATCCGCCGCGAATATGGCCAGCATGCGGTGCTGGCCACCGTGCGCGCCTCGCTGCCGCGCGACGGCTGGGCCTTCGAGCGCTTCACCCGCGAGGGCCCGCTGGCCCTGCTGCCCCATCCCGCCGCGCCCGGGACCTACGCCGTGGTCTGGTGCTGCGCGCCGGAACGCGCCCAGGCCCTGGCCGCGCTGGACCAGGCGGCGTTCTCCGCGGCGCTGACGGAAGCCTTCGGCGACCGCCTGGGCGCCCTCGCCTGCGTGGCGCCGCGCCACGTCTTCCCGCTGTTCCTCAGTGCCCGGCGCGCCCTGGTGAACGGCCGCGCCGTGGCCGTGGGCAACGCCGCGCAGACCCTGCATCCGGTGGCCGGCCAGGGGCTGAACCTGGGACTGCGCGACGCGGCCCGGCTGGCCCAGTCGCTGGCGCCCTGGCTGGAGCGGCCTGCCGCGCCGCCCACGGAGGCGCTGGCCGGCTTCGCCCGCGCCCGGCGCGACGATCGCTGGCTGACGGCCGGGCTGACCGACCTCATGCCGCGCGCCTTCGCCACCGGCCTGGCGCCGCTCGAACACGCCGGCGGCCTGGCGCTGCTGAGCCTGGACTTGTTACAACCGCTGCGGACGCCGCTGGCGCGGCACCTGCTCCAGGGCCTGCGCGCCTGAGGGCCCGATGAAGGAACAATGAAGGCCCGGTGAAGGGTCAACGAAGGGCCAATGAAGGGCCCGACGAGGCGCCGATGAGAGGCCCGCGCAGGGGCGGTTTTCCTGCCCCTGGATACCGTGCAATCCGGGGTCGGATCGGCGCGGTTAAAATCCCCGCCCATGCGTATCGGCTCCTGGACTCTCCCCAACAATGTGCTGGTCGCGCCCATGGCGGGCGTGACGGACCGGCCATTCCGCCAATTGTGCAAGCGGCTGGGGGCGGGCTATGCCGTCTCGGAAATGGCCGCCAGCAACCCGCGCCTGTGGGACAGTGTCAAGACCTCGCGCCGCCTGAACCACGAGGGCGAGATCGCTCCCGTGGCGGTGCAGATCGCCGGCGCGGATCCCGCCATGATGGCCGAGGCCGCCGTTTTCAACGCCGCCAAGGGCGCGCGCATCATCGATATCAACATGGGCTGTCCGGTCAAGAAGGTGTGCAACCTGGCGTCCGGCTCGGCCCTGCTGCGCCATGAAGACCTCATCGCCCGCATCCTCGACGCGGTGGTGCAGGCCTGCCGTCCGCTGGACGTGCCGGTGACGCTGAAGACCCGCACCGGCTGGGACCGCGAGCACCGCAATGCCCTGCGCATCGCCCGCCTGGCCCGGGACAGTGGCATCGCCGCCCTGACCCTGCACGGCCGCACCCGCGCCGACATGTACACCGGCCAGGCCGAATACGACACCATCCGGGAAGTCAAGGCTGCCATCGATATCCCGGTGGTCGCCAATGGCGACATCGACAGCCCGGAGAAGGCGCGGCACGTTCTCGACTACACTGGCGCCGATGCCGTCATGGTCGGCCGCGCGGCGCAGGGCAAGCCGTGGATTTTCCGTGAGATTGACTACTATCTGCGTACGGGCGATAAACTGCCGCCCCCGACCTACGGCGAAATGCGCGACCTGCTGCTGGAACACCTGGACGACCACTACCGGTTCTACGGGGAGCACACCGGCGTGCGCACGGCGCGCAAGCACATCGGATGGTACGTCGACGGCCTGCCTGGCGCCGACGCCTTCCGCGCTCACATGAACCAGATCGACGGCACCGGCGCGCAGGCAAGCGCCGTGGCCGACTGGTTCGATCGTTTCGCCTGCGATGCGCGGCCCGCCGAAACCCTCGGCGAGCAAACCTTGCTGGCGGCGTGATCGAACCTTATCCCGCCGTTTCACATAAACAAAAAAAGTTGTGCATGATGAGTAAAAAAGATGTCCTGGAAGAATGCGTACGCGCCAGCCTGGAGCGCTACTTCGAAGACCTCGGCGATTCCGAGCCCCACGACATGTGGGAAATGGTGATGCGCTGCGTTGAACGCCCGGTCCTCGAAGTCGCGCTGGAACGCGCGGGCGGCAACCAGTCGCGCGCATCGGAAATGCTGGGCATCACCCGCAATACGCTGCGCAAGAAGCTGCTTGCGCATAACATCCAGGTCTGAACCGCTTTCCACCCATCCCTGAAACGGATCCGCCGCGGCCCGCCGCGCGTCCCGCCCGCCCATGAAAATCGAAACCGCCCTGCTCTCGGTCTCCGACAAGACCGGTATTGTTGAATTCGCCCGCGCCCTCGCCACGCGCGGCGTGCGCCTGCTGTCCACGGGAGGCACGGCGAAGCTGCTGGCCGAAGCCGGCCTGGCCGTGACCGAAGTGGCAGCCCACACCGGCTCGCCGGAAATCCTCGACGGCCGCGTCAAGACGCTCCATCCGAAGATCCACGGCGGCCTGCTGGCGCGCCGCGACAGCGCGGAGCACCTGGACACCATCGCCGCGCACGGCATCGACCGCATCGACATGCTGGTGGTCAACCTCTACCCCTTCCGCGAAACGGTGGCCAAGCCCGACTGCACCTTCGCCGACGCGGTGGAGAACATCGACATCGGCGGCCCGGCGATGCTGCGCGCGGCCGCCAAGAACCACGGCACCGAGGCCGGCGGCGTGACGGTGGTGATCGACCCCGCCGATTACCCGCGCGTGCTGGCCGAACTGGACGCCACGGGCGCCACTTCCTACCCCCTGCGCCTGAACCTGGCGACCAAGGTCTACGCCCACACCGCCGCCTACGACGGCGCCATCGCCGCCTACCTGAGCAGCCTGGCCGACGCCGCGCCGGCCCAGGACGCCACGCCGGCGCGCAAGGAATGGCCCGACACCCTGACCATCCAGGTCAAGCAGGAACAGGCCCTGCGCTACGGCGAGAACCCGCACCAGTCGGCGGCCTTCTACGTCGACCCGCAGCGCCAGGCCGGCCTGCTGGGCAACTACCGCCAATTGCAGGGCAAGGAGCTGTCCTACAACAACATCGCCGACGCCGATGCCGCCTGGGAATGCGTGCGCAGCTTCGACAGCGCCGCCTGCGTCATCGTCAAGCATGCCAATCCCTGCGGCGTGGCCGTGGCGGGGCATGCGCTGGACGCCTACCGGCAAGCCTTCAAGACCGACCCCACGTCGGCCTTCGGCGGCATCATCGCCTTCAACCGTCCGGTCGATCTCGCCACGGCGGAAGCCGTCAGCGAGCAATTCCTGGAAGTGCTGCTGGCCCCCGCCTACGACGGCGCGGCCCTCGCGCTGCTGGCCAAGAAGAAGAACGTGCGCGTGCTGGAAGTGCCGACCGGCGTCGGCCAGAACGCCTTCGACGTCAAGCGCGTGGGCGGCGGCTGGCTGGTGCAGTCGCCCGACACGGGCAGCCTGACCGAGGCGGACCTGAAGGTCGTCACCAGGAAGCAGCCCACGGAACAGCAACTGAAGGATCTGCTGTTCGCCTGGAAGGTGGCCAAGTACGTCAAGTCCAACGCCATCGTGTTCTGCGCCGACGGCATGACGCTGGGCGTCGGCGCCGGCCAGATGAGCCGCATCGATTCCGCGCGCATCGCCTCGATCAAGGCCGAGAACGCCGGCCTGTCGCTGCGGGGTTCGGCCGTGGCGTCGGACGCCTTCTTCCCGTTCCGCGACGGCCTGGACGTGGTCGTGGCGGCGGGCGCCGGCTGCGTCATCCAGCCCGGCGGCAGCGTGCGCGACGACGAAGTGATCGCCGCCGCGGACGAGCATGGCATCGCCATGGTGCTGACCGGCATGCGTCACTTCCGCCACTGATGCGCATCCTCGGTGTCGATCCCGGCCTGCGCCGCACCGGCTTCGGCGTCATCGACACCGACGGCGCGCGCCTGCGCTATGTCGCCAGCGGCACCATCGTCGTGCCGCCGGCGGCCGCGCTGGCGCAGCGCCTGAAGGTCATCCTCGACAACCTGCGCGAGGTCGTGCGGGACACGCGGCCCGACGTGGCCGCGCTGGAAATCGTCTTTCTCAATACCAATCCCACCTCCACCCTGCTGCTGGGGCAGGCGCGCGGGGCGGCGCTGTGCGCGCTGGCGGACTGCGGCCTGGACGTGCACGAGTACACCGCCTTGCAGATCAAGAAATCGGTGGTGGGCACCGGCCGCGCGGCCAAGGAACAGGTGCAGGCGATGGTGCGGCACCTGCTGTCGCTCGACGGCCTGCCCGCGCCCGACTCCGCCGACGCGCTGGCCTGCGCCATTTCGCACGCCCACGTCGGCCCGCTGGCCGACCGTCTCTTATTGATGAGCAAGAAAAGCAAAGGCAGCCGCGCGCGGTTGCGCGGCGGCCGGCTGACGATCTGAAGTGTCCCGCCGGCGCGCGCATACAACGAACAAGCCCCTCCCCCACGGCGTGGATAGAACTACAGGTTGCGGAATCGAACAGCAAGGGCCTGTTGACATCCTCCCACGTCTAAAGACGGAGGATTCCTACGGCGCTCATTGCAGGCATCGCGCCCGAACAAGCCGCTTCGGTGGGTTCCTGCTTTACCGAGGCTGCACGCATGGCCTTTGCAGGCTTTGCGTGGCTGACATCCTCTCCACAGGCTAGCCGGGCGTGTCCCGCCCTTAAAACATTGATGGCGCCGACCTCATCGGCATTGGCTTCGTGACCGCATTGCACGCACTTGAACTGCGATTGCGTCTTGCGGTTGTCCGCCGATACATGGCCGCAACATGGGCAGGTTCGGCTGGTGTTTTGCGGCGGCACGGCAATGAGTATCCCGCCATTCCAGGCCAGTTTGTATTCCAGTTGCCGCCTGAACTCGAACCAGCCCTGAGCCAGGATGGCTTTGTTCAGTCCCGATTTGGCCTTGACGTTCCTGCCCGGAGCCTCTGCCGTGCCGGCGGCCGATCTGGACATGTTCTTAACCTGCAAGTCCTCGATGCACACCATCGCGTGGTTTTGGCTGATCGTGGTCGTGGCCTTGTGCAGGTAATCTTTGCGGCAGTTGGCAATCCGCGTGTGTATAGATCGAACCTTCCTTTTGGCTTTGTGCCAGTTCTTGCTGAACTTCTGTTTTCGGCTCATGGCTCGCTGGTAGCGGCGCAGGCGGATTTCGTGCTGTTTGAAGCTCGCCAGCGGTTCCAGAAACGTACCGTCCGAGAACGTAGCTAAGTGAGTAACACCCATATCGATGCCGATGGCCGATGTGGCCCGCGGCACAGCTTGCACCATTTCGCGCTCTGTCTGAATGCTCACAAACCATTTGCCGCCCGATCGGCTCACCGTAGCATTGCAGGGCTTGCCCAGAACCGCCCGGGACAAACGCAAGCGCATCCAGCCCAGCTTGGGCAGGAAGATTCGGTGATTGGTCTCGTCGAGTTTGAATTGCTTGGCGTCGGGATAGCGAAAGCTCTCCCTGAGGCCTTTCTTCTTGAAGCATGGAAAGGCTGCCCGCCGGGCAAAGAAATTCTTGTACCCCCGCTCCAGGTCCTTGAGCGCATGTTGCAACGGATGCACAGGCGCATCCTTGAGCCACGGGGTTTCGGTTCCATTGCGCCAAGCCGTCAGGTGCCTTGCCATCGCCACATAGCCGATGAATTTGCCGCCCGCTTCGTAGTTGGCTTTTTGCAGCGCCAGCGCCCTGTTGAACACGAACCGGCACGCGCCAGCGAAGCGGCGCATCTGGCTCGCTTGCTGACCGTTGGGACGCAGTTCGTATTTGAAGGCTTGGAGGCGTTGCACAGGCACAGCATGGTTTGGTCCATGAGTAGCGACAACATTCGTCGCGGCAGACATTGCGTATTCCTTATGCAGGTTCATTTTGTCTGTGTAACCCGCGCCGCCTCAATGTATTCACCGCAGAGATATTGAACGACCTACGGCCTATCTTCGCAAGGTTCGCGCTGCCCATGCCGCACTGAAATCGACCCGCGGCGCGGTGATGGCGGTGGCGGTCATCCGGCCCGTCCTCGGCAGTTTCGAATTCGCCGGCATCGGTAATATTTCCACGGTGTTGATCACGCCGGACGAGCTGCGCCGCCTGCCCTCGACCGACGGCACGGTGGGCTACAGCGTCCGCACCATACGAGAACAATCCTATCCCTGGGTCCCGGGTTCGATCCTTGCTTTGAGCACGGACGGCCTGTCCACGCGCTGGAACCTGGCCGCGCACCCGGGCTTGCATCGGCGCCATCCGGCGCTGATCGCCGGCGTCATACACCGCGATTTTTCCCGCACCAACGACGATGCCACCATCGTGGTCGTGAAGGATGAACAAGCATGATCCATAGATTGCTGTCGGCGCGCATCGAGAACGATCAGGCCCTGGTCCGGGTGCGCGACCGCACGCGCCAGGTCGGCGACGTCTTCGGCCTGGACAATCTGCAGCGCACCCGCCTGGTCACGGCGGTGTCCGAAATCGCCCGCAACGTGGTGCAGCATGCCGGCGAAGGCCGCATCGAGTTCTTCTTCCGCGACGAGGACGAGCACGCGCCGCAAGCCCTCATCGTCCGCATCGTCGACGACGGCCCGGGCATGGACGTGGCGGCCCTGCCGGCCAACGGGCAGCGCGCCGACGGCAGGACCATGCTGGGCATCGCCGGCAGCCGGCGGCTGGTGGACCGTTTCGATATCGCGTCCGAGCCGGGCGGCGGCACCCGCGTCACCCTGGAAATGCAGCGCGGCCATGCGCGGCCCGTCATCAGCCGCGCCGCGCTCGCGCCGCTGGTCGAACAACTGGCGCGCCGCAAATCGCAGACGCCGGTCGAGGAACTGGAACAGCAGAACCGCGAGATGCTGCTCATGCTGGAGGAGCTGCGGCTGCGCCAGGCCGAGCTGGAAAAGGCCGACGAGCGCAAGGACGAATTCCTGGCCATGCTGGCGCACGAGTTGCGCAATCCGCTGTCGGCGATCGGCACCGCGCTGGAGCTGCTCAAGCGCAAGCGCAACGCCAGCGAGGCCGATTTCCAGCGCCTCGGCGACCTGGTGGCGCGCCAGACGGCGCAACTGACGCGCCTGGTCAACGACCTGCTGGACGTGTCGCGCGTGACGCGCGGCAAGATCGAGCTGGCGCGGGCGCCGGTGCTGCTGACGGACCTCATCGATCACGCGCTGGAGACCACGCACGGCGCGATCACCGCCAGGCATCACGTCCTGGAGTACACGCCGCCCGCCGAACCGATCTGGATCAGCGCCGATCCCATCCGCTTTCGCCAGATCCTCAGCAACCTCCTGCACAACGCCGCGCGCTACACGCCCGAGCACGGGCGCATCGCCGTCCGGGTGGCGCGCGAGGGCGCGCGGGTCGCCCTCTCGGTGGAGGACAACGGGATCGGCATCGACGCCGCCATGCTGCCGCACGTGTTCGACCTGTTCGCCCAGGCCGACACCAGCCTGGGGCGCCAGGACACCGGCCTGGGCATCGGGCTGACGCTGGTGAAACGGCTGCTGCAGTTGCACGGCGGCAGCGTCGAGGTGCAGAGCGCGGGCCTGGGCAAGGGCAGCCGCTTCACCGTGTACATGCCGGTGCTCGCGCGCGACGCGGCGACGCCGCCCGCGCGGCCGGAGCCGGCGCAGGCCGCGCCGCAGCCGCCGCAGCACGCGGCAGCCGGTTCGCGCATCCTGCTCATCGACGACAACGTCGACGCGGTGCACACCTTGCGCCAACTGCTGGAGGACGCCGGCCACGTGGTGGCCGAAGCGCACACCGGCGAACGCGGCGTGGCGGTCGCGGAACTGTTCTCGCCCAACGTGGTGGTCATCGATATCGGCCTGCCCGGCATCGACGGCTTCCAGGTGGCGCAGGAAATCCGCGCGCAGCCGGCGACGTCGGCCAGCCTGCTGGTGGCGCTGTCCGGCTATACCTCCGACGCCATGCGCCAGCGCGGCCGCGCAGCCGGTTTCGACCGCTATCTGACCAAGCCGGCGGACATCGACGCGCTGGAAGACATGATCCGGGAGTACTGAGCGCGCGCCCCGCGCATCCGCCCGTCCGCCCATCCACGGCCGGCAACGGTAGAATGCTCGCCTGACGACGGCGGCCCGCGTCCGCCGGCCGCTCCTCCCCTACTCGCACGCTATCCGCAACATGATCGGAAGACTCACCGGCACCCTGGTCGAAAAAACACCCCCGACGATCTGCGTCGACGTCAACGGCGTCGGCTACGAGGTCGACGTGCCCATGAGCACGCTGTACGCGCTGCCCGAGCTGGGCGCGCGCGTCAGCCTGCATACCCACCTGGCCGTGCGCGAGGACGCGCACCTGCTGTACGGTTTCGCCAGCACGGCCGAACGCGCCGCCTTCCGCCAGTTGATCAAGGTCAGCGGCATCGGCGCCCGCACCGCGCTGGCGGTGCTGTCGGGCCTGTCGGTGGCGGATCTCGCGCAGGCCGTCACGCTGCAGGAATCGGGCCGGCTGACGCGCGTGCCGGGCATCGGCAAGAAGACCGCCGAGCGCCTGCTGCTGGAATTGCGCGGCAAGCTGGGCGCCGACATCGGCGTGAGCCCGCAACAGGCGCCGGACAGCCAGTCGGACGTGCTCAACGCCTTGCTGGCGCTGGGTTATTCGGAGAAGGAATCGCTGTCCGCGCTCAAGGGCCTGCCGGCGGGCGTGGACGTGTCGGAAGGGATACGGCTGGCGTTGAAGGCGCTGGTTCGTTAATGCTGGTTCGTTAATCGGCGCTGGCAGGGATACGCTTCGCTGCCGGACTACCCTGCCCGGACGGGAAAACCGCCCTAGAAATACACGCCCGCGTGGCGGCCGAGATAGCCCGGCGCCACGGCGTCCAGCGAGGCCGGCACCACCCCCAGTTCGGGCGCCATGGGGCCCGACGCCACATTGTCCACGCGCAGGCTGTCGAGGTTGTCGGGCGTCATCAGCGGCGTTCCGGGCAGCATGGCCAGCAGGCCCGCCTGCAGGCGCCCCAGGCCGTCCGGCACCCGGCACACGAGGCGCGGATGGCCGCTCCAGCGCGCGCACAGGCCCGCGACTTCGCCCAGCGTGTAGACCTGCGGACCGGCCAGCTCGTAGGTCTTGCCCGCGGCGTGCGGGTTGGCGATCATGGCCGCGATGGCGGCGGCCACGTCCGCCACGTGCACCGGCTGCACGCGCGCTTCGGCGCCGGCCAGCGGCAGCACCGGAAAGCGGCGCGCCAGGCGCGCGAACAGGTTCGTGAAGTTATCGTCGGCGCCGAAGATGATGGACGGCCGCACCAGCGTCCAGGCGGGTTCGGCGGCATCGGCCCAGGCCTGGCGCACCGCGGCCTCGCCGTCGCCCTTGGAACGCAGGTACATGCTGGGCCCGGCGCTGTCGGCGCCCAGCGCGCTCATCTGCACGAAACGCCGCACGCCATGGCGGCGGCAACTGGCGGCGACGCGCTGCGGCAAGGTGACGTGGGCGCGGGCGAAGGCGGCGCCGTAAGGCTTGCCGCGATCGCCGTGCAGGATGCCGACCAGGTTGACCACGGCGTCGCAGCCCTCCACCAGGCGGTCCAGGGTGGCGTCGTCGTGGATGTCGGCCTGGAACAGCGTGACCGTCGGCAGCACCAGCAGGTCGCGGCCGTGCGCGTAGCCGCGCGTCGGAACCCGCACCGAGTGCCCGGCCTTGGCCAGCGCCGCCGCCAGGTGACGGCCCACGAAACCTGTACCGCCCAGAATGAGGATACGCATCTTTGCTCCGCCAGAGTACGCCAATCCGCACAGCATACGACAGCAAGGCCGGCGTACGGCGCGTTCAGCCCGCCAGGTAGCCGCCGTAGGCCTTCAGGTCGACGTTGCCGCCGCTGATGATGACGCCGACGCGGGCGCCGGCGGCGACGGGATGCACCTTTTGCAGCACCGCGGCGGCGCCCAGGCAGCCCGTCGGCTCGACGACCATCTTCATGCGCTCGGCGAAGAACTTCATGGTCGACACCAACTGGGCATCGCTGACCGTCAGGATGTCCTTAACCTTGTCCTGGATAATGGGAAACGTCAAGTCGCCCAGAAAGGGGGTCAAGGCGCCGTCGGCGATGGACTTGGGCGGCTGGATCGCGACGATCTTGCCCGCCCGCAGGGATTGCTGGCCGTCGTTGCCCGCCTCGGGCTCGACGCCGTACACCTGGCAGGACGGGCTCAGGGCCGCCGCCGACAGCGCGGAGCCGGACAGCAGGCCGCCGCCGCCGAGGCAGACGAACAGGTAGTCCAGTTGCCCCACGTCCTCGAACAATTCCTTGGCGGCGGTGCCCTGACCGGCGATGACGTCGGCATGGTCGTAGGGCGGGATCAGGGTCGCGCCGGTCTCGGCCTGCATGCGCCGGGCCACGGCCTCGCGGTCTTCCTTGTAGCGGTCGTAGGTGACGACCGTGCCGCCGTAGCCCTCGGTGGCGGCGCGCTTGGCCGCCGGCGCGTCCAGCGGCATGATGATGGTGGCCTTCACGCCTTGCAGCCTGGACGCCAGGGCGATCGCCTGGGCGTGGTTGCCGGAGGAGAAGGTCAGCACGCCCCTGGCGCGCTGCTCGGGCGTCAGCCTGGCGATGGCGTTGTAGCCGCCGCGGAACTTGAAGGCGCCCATGCGCTGGTAGTTCTCGCATTTGAAGAACAGCTTGGCTCCGGCGATGGCGTCCGCGGTGGAGGACGTCAGCACCGGCGTGCGGTGGGCGACTCCCTGGAGCCGCTCGCTGGCGGCAACGACGTCATCATAGGTGGGCAAAGCGGTCGACATGGCGATTCCTGGATAAGAACAATGGCGGCATGCGCGCCGGCGGCGACGGCGGCGGCCGGGCAACGCGCGGAAGGGCCCCGTGGAATCCGCGGCGGCAAGGCCGCCGGGCGGCGCGGGGACACGGCATGATAGTCCACCCGGGGCGTCTCCGGTAACGCCCCCTGGTGGTACGATTGGACGGCTTTCCACCTGCTCGAACCATGGCCATCCAGTCCGATTCCCTCAGCTCCCGTCCCGACGCCGCCCGCCTGGTCGCGCCGCAGCCCGTCTCGCCCAACGAGGAGTCGGTCGAACGCGCCCTGCGTCCCAAGATCCTGCGGGAATATGTCGGCCAGGCGCGGGCGCGCGAGCAACTGGAAATCTTCATCGCCGCCGCCCGCCAGCGCGGCGAGGCGCTGGACCACGTGCTCCTGTTCGGCCCGCCCGGCCTGGGCAAGACCACGCTGGCCCACATCATCGCGCACGAAATGGGCGTGCAGTTGCGCCAGACCTCGGGCCCGGTGCTGGAACGCCCGGGCGACCTGGCGGCGCTGCTGACCAACCTGGAAAAGAACGACGTCCTGTTCATCGACGAAATCCATCGCCTGTCGCCGGTGGTCGAGGAAATCCTCTACCCCGCGCTGGAGGATTTCCAGATCGACATCCTGATCGGCGAAGGGCCGGCCGCGCGCAGCGTCAAGCTGGACCTGCAGCCCTTCACCCTGGTCGGCGCCACCACGCGCGCCGGCATGCTGACCAATCCGCTGCGCGACCGCTTCGGCATCGTGTCGCGCCTGGAGTTCTACAACGCCGAGGACCTGGCCCACATCGTCACGCGCAGCGCATCCTTGCTGCAGGCCACCATCACGGCCGACGGCGCCAGCGAAGTGGCGCGCCGCGCGCGCGGCACCCCCCGTATCGCCAACCGCCTGCTGCGCCGCGTGCGCGACTATGCGGAGGTGAAGGCCAAGGGCGTCATCGACGGCACGGTGGCGGGCAGCGCCCTGTCGATGCTGGAGGTCGACCCGCAGGGCCTGGACCTGATGGACCGCAAATTGCTCGAGGCCATCGTGCACAAGTTCGACGGCGGCCCCGTGGGCGTCGACAGCCTGGCCGCCGCGATCGGCGAGGAACGCGACACCATCGAGGACGTGATCGAGCCCTACCTGATCCAGCACGGCTACCTGCAACGCACCCCGCGCGGCCGCATGGCCACGCAGACCACCTGGCGGCACCTGGGCCTGACGCCGCCCGCCGGCGCCACCGCCGCGACCGGCGATCTTTTCTAGAAGATACGGCTGCCAGATACGGCTGCCGTCAGACACGGCTGCCGGCGGTCAGCCGATGTGCGCCGCCACCCGTTCCAGGATGTCCTCGCCGTAGGCTTCGAGCTTGCGCGCGCCCACGCCGCTGATGTGGCCCAGGGCCTCCAGCGAGTCGGGCTCCGACAAGGCGATTTCGCGCAGGGTGGCGTCATGGAAGATGACGTAGGCCGGCACGCCATGCTCGCGCGCCACCTCGCCGCGCCAGGTGCGCAGGTCCTCGAACAGGGCCTGGGCGGCGGCCGGCAGCTCCACGGCCTGCGGCTTGGCGCGCGTGCCGCGCGCGGCACGCGCCGCCTTGGCCGACTCGCGCCGCAGCATCAACTGGTATTCGCCCTTGAGCACCGCGCGGCTGCCTTCGGTCAGGGCCAGCGTGCCGTAGCCGTCGTGGTCGACCTGCAGCAGCCCCTTGGCCAGCAATTGCCGCAGCACGCCGCGCCAGGCCGATTCCGACAAGTCCGCGCCGACGCCGAACACCGACAGCGTATCGTGCCCGTATTGCGCCACGCGCTCGGTCGACTTGCCGCGCAGGATATCGATGATGTGGCCGGCGCCGTAGCGCTGGCCGCGCTCCTTGGCCAGGCGATAGACCGCGGACAGCACCTTCTGCGCCGCCACCGTGCCGTCCCAGGCCTCGGGCGGCTCCAGGCAGACATCGCAGTTGCCGCAGGCGGTGATGGTCTGGCCGAAATAATTCAGCAGCCGCACGCGCCGGCACTCGACGGTCTCGCACAGGCCCAGCATGGCGTCCAGGTGCTGGCCCAGGCGGCGCTTGAAGGTCTCATCCCCCTGCGACTCGTCGATCATGCGGCGCTGCTGCACCACGTCCTGCAAGCCATAGGCCAGCCACGCCGAGGCGGGCAGGCCGTCGCGGCCGGCGCGGCCGGTTTCCTGGTAGTAGCCCTCCACCGACTTGGGC from Bordetella genomosp. 10 includes:
- a CDS encoding serine/threonine-protein phosphatase is translated as MERPTAYLRKVRAAHAALKSTRGAVMAVAVIRPVLGSFEFAGIGNISTVLITPDELRRLPSTDGTVGYSVRTIREQSYPWVPGSILALSTDGLSTRWNLAAHPGLHRRHPALIAGVIHRDFSRTNDDATIVVVKDEQA
- a CDS encoding ATP-binding protein — protein: MIHRLLSARIENDQALVRVRDRTRQVGDVFGLDNLQRTRLVTAVSEIARNVVQHAGEGRIEFFFRDEDEHAPQALIVRIVDDGPGMDVAALPANGQRADGRTMLGIAGSRRLVDRFDIASEPGGGTRVTLEMQRGHARPVISRAALAPLVEQLARRKSQTPVEELEQQNREMLLMLEELRLRQAELEKADERKDEFLAMLAHELRNPLSAIGTALELLKRKRNASEADFQRLGDLVARQTAQLTRLVNDLLDVSRVTRGKIELARAPVLLTDLIDHALETTHGAITARHHVLEYTPPAEPIWISADPIRFRQILSNLLHNAARYTPEHGRIAVRVAREGARVALSVEDNGIGIDAAMLPHVFDLFAQADTSLGRQDTGLGIGLTLVKRLLQLHGGSVEVQSAGLGKGSRFTVYMPVLARDAATPPARPEPAQAAPQPPQHAAAGSRILLIDDNVDAVHTLRQLLEDAGHVVAEAHTGERGVAVAELFSPNVVVIDIGLPGIDGFQVAQEIRAQPATSASLLVALSGYTSDAMRQRGRAAGFDRYLTKPADIDALEDMIREY
- the ruvA gene encoding Holliday junction branch migration protein RuvA, whose product is MIGRLTGTLVEKTPPTICVDVNGVGYEVDVPMSTLYALPELGARVSLHTHLAVREDAHLLYGFASTAERAAFRQLIKVSGIGARTALAVLSGLSVADLAQAVTLQESGRLTRVPGIGKKTAERLLLELRGKLGADIGVSPQQAPDSQSDVLNALLALGYSEKESLSALKGLPAGVDVSEGIRLALKALVR
- a CDS encoding complex I NDUFA9 subunit family protein, which encodes MRILILGGTGFVGRHLAAALAKAGHSVRVPTRGYAHGRDLLVLPTVTLFQADIHDDATLDRLVEGCDAVVNLVGILHGDRGKPYGAAFARAHVTLPQRVAASCRRHGVRRFVQMSALGADSAGPSMYLRSKGDGEAAVRQAWADAAEPAWTLVRPSIIFGADDNFTNLFARLARRFPVLPLAGAEARVQPVHVADVAAAIAAMIANPHAAGKTYELAGPQVYTLGEVAGLCARWSGHPRLVCRVPDGLGRLQAGLLAMLPGTPLMTPDNLDSLRVDNVASGPMAPELGVVPASLDAVAPGYLGRHAGVYF
- a CDS encoding threo-3-hydroxy-L-aspartate ammonia-lyase, producing MSTALPTYDDVVAASERLQGVAHRTPVLTSSTADAIAGAKLFFKCENYQRMGAFKFRGGYNAIARLTPEQRARGVLTFSSGNHAQAIALASRLQGVKATIIMPLDAPAAKRAATEGYGGTVVTYDRYKEDREAVARRMQAETGATLIPPYDHADVIAGQGTAAKELFEDVGQLDYLFVCLGGGGLLSGSALSAAALSPSCQVYGVEPEAGNDGQQSLRAGKIVAIQPPKSIADGALTPFLGDLTFPIIQDKVKDILTVSDAQLVSTMKFFAERMKMVVEPTGCLGAAAVLQKVHPVAAGARVGVIISGGNVDLKAYGGYLAG
- the ruvB gene encoding Holliday junction branch migration DNA helicase RuvB, whose translation is MAIQSDSLSSRPDAARLVAPQPVSPNEESVERALRPKILREYVGQARAREQLEIFIAAARQRGEALDHVLLFGPPGLGKTTLAHIIAHEMGVQLRQTSGPVLERPGDLAALLTNLEKNDVLFIDEIHRLSPVVEEILYPALEDFQIDILIGEGPAARSVKLDLQPFTLVGATTRAGMLTNPLRDRFGIVSRLEFYNAEDLAHIVTRSASLLQATITADGASEVARRARGTPRIANRLLRRVRDYAEVKAKGVIDGTVAGSALSMLEVDPQGLDLMDRKLLEAIVHKFDGGPVGVDSLAAAIGEERDTIEDVIEPYLIQHGYLQRTPRGRMATQTTWRHLGLTPPAGATAATGDLF